The genomic region GTAGCTTGCGGTTGCCATAAGCTTCTGATAGAACCTTTAGACTGTGAAGTGTTGTTTGTGTGAGGGAATAGTTAACGGTATGTTATTCCACATAGCAGGCATGTTGCACCAGATTTGCTTATGCATATTAAAGCATCACCAACCAAGAAATCTCCCCTGAACCTATCTTGATTGCTTTAAGATTCCCCCTTGCGATGCGTTTTGGGCTTTCCGTGCATTTTATTGCCCCTGTACATTATGCTATCTGTTATATTGATTTTGATTCATTTTAGGTTCAACAATAGATCTgcttgttgaaaatttaacatttgtatgattttctttttttttttttatggaagtTATTGCCCAGTTTTGTGAAATACGTTTATTCACGTTACTTTATGTTTGCACCAATTTACACAAGAAGATAAAAGTTGAAATTTACTTGCAAACATGTTTGATGGATCCTTTTTTCATGGTAAAATATATCAGGTACCAGAATTTGAGGAGGCTGCATTTAGTGCACCTTTAAACAAAGTTGTGAAATGTAAAACTAATTATGGATGGCACTTGTTACAAGTTCTATCTGAGAGGTATGCCTTGGAACACTCTGCCCAATTGAAACGTGTGCTTGATGAAGCAAAGCTGGTTCTAACTCTCCATTAGCTTGCTTCAGGGAAGAATCATTGCTTAAAGACATTCAACCAGAGGAGTTTCATGCAAAAATGCAAGATCCCAGTTTCATTGAAGAGGCTCAGTTGATAGATGTCCGGGAACCTGAAGAAGTGTATGcttacatattttattttgtgtgCTTGCATGactgaaataaaatatttttatgtggATTTGCCAATTTTACatgttcaaaatattaatgagATTCACACCAAAGTtactaaaattctttttcttctaggTATAAAAAGTTATACCAACTGCATCATTAACAACTCTAAATGCTTAGAGTTTTGGGTGAAATGGgggaaaaggattttaaaCTCACTAATTAATTGGTCAATCATTGATCAAACtgcaagaaaaatgaaatagcATGAACagttaaaagttattttgataGGGACAGAAAAAGTTCCTGGAAATTTTActgtttattattttaaataaattggaaTCATTTGAAGTCTTTTTAATATATACCTGAAACCTTACCTTCAGTAACAGTAGACAAAATCATGTAATATACTACTTACCAATTATTCCATCAGTGAATTTTATCACCATGATAAGGCACTATACAGCTGGAACATTTCACACACAGGTTGTAACACCTTGTCTTTGCCTTTGATGAGGATAATGGCTGCTTtgaattcatgtttcaatctTTTGGCATGTCAGGTCGCAAGCTTCTTTGCCAGGGTTCCAGGTTCTTCCTCTCCGCCAGTTTGGAAGTTGGGGACCAGAAATAACTAGCAAGTTGGATCCAATGAAGGATACATATGTCATGGTGagtgttttcttttcaatgtcaaagattcatttctttatttttctcatttaactaaggaaaatgaatGGCATCTGATTATATATTCTGAATGTATTTTGTCTTGCTGCAAAGAATCTTGACATTATTtcttgaatttatatttaagcTGTTTTCAGTTGTTGTAGAGTCATGTTTATTCTTGTAATTGGAGTTGGTACTTGGTAGTAAATGATGTTCTAAGATTTAGTATTAGGTGCATCACCTGTTGCCTTGCAGGTGTTATTACTCTTTTTCCCCTTGTTTGAACTCCATTGGAGAGGCATTGTTGGAAGAGTAGGCTTGAATCTCTCATAGATCTTTCGACCTTTTTCAGTTTCAACAGCCCCTTTTGTTGGAAGGCCATTAATGAATTGAAAATCTATCCTTCCTGGATTTCAATTGTTtctataagtttttttttttttttgggggggggggggaaggGTGGGTGTGTTGCTGTGAAGCTAATTTTCTTGAGTAATCAGTCCTGGAGGTATTATTTGGATTGGCTACTCTTTCTGAGATTTTTTTGGTGTATTGGATGGATAATGGATTATATGTTGTTCCTTCAACAATCACGTGGTTGTTTCATGCTTCTCAAAGCCAACTCTCACCAGAAATTGGACTACTTCGAGTGAATTTTGGATAAGCTGTGGATAGGTTGTATCCCTGTTGAGGAAGCTCATATGTAGTTTTTATTAATGTGCCAAAAATTTGGATAAATTGTCGGCGACCCTAAGCTATGACCATCTTGGACTCCTGGAAGCCCAGTACAGGAGGTTTTATTCTGGTTGTGGTAATGTGTCTACTGGAAAGCCTTTTGTTAGAGCATCTCTGGGTTTTTATGTTTATCGATTGGAGGGGACTCTTTTCTGATGCTATTGATTGGGTGAGCTCTGGTTAATTATGTTTTTGGCTACATGCAAAGAGGATGTGCAGATAGGAgatttttatttgttcataGGATGGAAAtcaaataattcttatagtaGGCGAACAAGAGGGCTGATTTTCTGGCCAAAGAAGGAACAAGAATCTTCAAGTCTTTTGAGTTCATTTTTGCTCATGTCGTATAGCTGTTTTGTGGATGTGGAATATTGCTCTGGTAGCATCTGCTCAAGCTTTTTCTTGTCTGATGCATGTACACTAGCTTGCTTGTGTCATTGTTCATGCTGTAAACATTGATATATTTCCCTTTGTATGTTAGAAATTGTCTATGTTTGAGCTATTTTGGTAATGGATTTCATCAATGCAGATTGATAATTGGTATCTATCATAGAATCTCATCATAGTGTTTCCCATGAATAGTTTGTGGCCAGCTAATAAGGAGTCTTCGAGCCATGAGCTTCTGTGCATGAAAGTTTTCGCTTAATGTTCTGTTTTCAAAGGCAAAATGTGTGCAATCTTTTCAGTGTGAATTCATGGGATAAATTCCTTtcaattctttaaattattataacttTTGCTTTATAGATCAATAATTGTAGCACTTAATATTCACTAGACCCTCCTGCATTTATGcttgtttcttgcttctttTCCTCGATATCTCATTTTAATTGTGTTAAAACGTATTGTGCAGTGTCACCATGGCATGCGGTCATTACAGGTTGCCAAGTGGTTACAGACTCAGGTTAAGTGTATTATCATTACATTCTCCCTTTTACTTTATTTGTCTTTCACAGCTCTTGTGTGTGTTCCTTTGGCATTCACGTTCTCTTTCAGGGGTCTCATTATGACTCATAGCTCCTTGTGCCTCCCCCACTCCCTTTTTAGAAAAACCAGTGGCCAGGTAGCCATTTGTGCTGTGCTGTAATTTATGATATTATTGAGTGCTTAAAATATGGTTCTCATTGGATGTGATGTAAGTTTATGGTATACAGTGAAGAAAGTTTGAGAGCAACATCAAGCTTTAAGCTGTGTTGTCTTTATTCCGTTGTTAGATTCTAAAGCCAGTATGGTCAGAACAACAGGCAGGTCATTCATAACATAAGAGTTAGTGTCTCCCTCCTACATGCAGCCTGTTTTTCCAAAGGGCCATACTTGAAGAGGTTGAATGCATGCAAAACATTAATTGAAGGTCTATTGTcttccaaaaaagaaagatagtCCTTTTATTGGTTTGGGGTTTTGTTGTTGTGGGGTAGAGATAGTCCTTTTATTGGTTTGGGGTTTTGTTGTTGTGGGGTAGAGAATTTGAAAACAGTGTGGTTTCTGTCTAGTTTGGTCGTGGATATTATTCTTAACATGATCTTGGATAATCAGTTTACTTGAATTAAATCCATGAACTATGTAGCTAGTCTCTGTCTCCTTGCCCCTACATTCGAAGTTTCACGTTGAGGCCATTCTAGATGTTCTATGCATGCTATTAGAAATCATAAGAGTTTCTGACAAGTTTATCTTTCATTTCGTTTTCTGCTATTGTTGTTGCTTCTAATATTGTATTGAAGGTGATTTTGTGAGGCTTGTTTAATGTttgtttgtttaaattttgctGGTTCTTTGTaactaattttgttttttgttgcTCAGGGATTTAGGAAAGTGTTTAATCTATCTGGGGGAATACATGCGTATGCAACCAAGGTGGATCCTTCTGTTCCTACATACTGAGATTATCTCATGCATCCCTCGCTCCTCTTTCCAAATGTTTTCTTCGcaattttgaaaactttacCCTTTATGATTGGGGTGGATTTGCATATCCAAGCTGTAATAATGCATCAATCTGCTTTCCTTTTACAAAGTATGCAAGGTTCCTTGGGAAACACGTTGCACAAGCCATATGCTGCTTGGAAACGGAACTAGTCCATAGTTTTGGCTTTGCACTCCTAGATACAGAGTTACATTGACAATAattatgaagttgaaaacaaaaaactttAGTCACAATCTATTGTTGCCCTTTTTCCCCTTCAAAACATGATGTTGTCTAATTACAATTATATTGTACtacttgattatttggatttatgtttttatctaaaatttgTTACACGCATTTAGTATAATTCACAAAACCTCTATCTTATTCCCCCtattgtttttcatttctaaGTTTGATCATATATATGTGataaagaatatttatttcttattcaaagcatttgataaaatatatttatgattCTAAATTTCGAGAAAGCATTGGGCGGTTTAGACTTGCAACATAAGAAGGGTAGAAAATATGGAAACAATGAACACTTAAACATGTTGAAATGATGGATCCCCTTGATGGCTTCTTGTTTTCATGGCCTGGGATGACTGAAACTCAAATAGGTTTGTTTCAGTAAATAATGACAGTAGGGGAAGCTTGGTTTACAGTTATTGGAAACTTGCGATAGCTAACAAGAACAAAGCCAACTGATATTTTACAGCAGCTGTCGTGTTAGTTGATGGAAAGTCCCCAACAGACAGAGAACGGTTTTTCAATATTTGACCGGGAAATCCTCTGGACCTTTGTCTCTTTAACACTTGCATTTCCAACAGTTTCAAACAC from Theobroma cacao cultivar B97-61/B2 chromosome 9, Criollo_cocoa_genome_V2, whole genome shotgun sequence harbors:
- the LOC18589967 gene encoding rhodanese-like/PpiC domain-containing protein 12, chloroplastic isoform X2, producing MLRATHLPPVASPTFFALRQSSIPALSVSSLACYSLHRLSTFSPFHSFFSKPLKPTRPYLPPLTLRQVSPMVGHPRLRPSASFNSESGSGDSREILVQHLLLKEDDQKLLLELQQKIAGGEDLSDLAVEYSICPSTENGGMLGWVRKGQMVPEFEEAAFSAPLNKVVKCKTNYGWHLLQVLSEREESLLKDIQPEEFHAKMQDPSFIEEAQLIDVREPEEVSQASLPGFQVLPLRQFGSWGPEITSKLDPMKDTYVMCHHGMRSLQVAKWLQTQGFRKVFNLSGGIHAYATKVDPSVPTY
- the LOC18589967 gene encoding rhodanese-like/PpiC domain-containing protein 12, chloroplastic isoform X1 gives rise to the protein MLRATHLPPVASPTFFALRQSSIPALSVSSLACYSLHRLSTFSPFHSFFSKPLKPTRPYLPPLTLRQVSPMVGHPRLRPSASFNSESGSGDSREILVQHLLLKEDDQKLLLELQQKIAGGEDLSDLAVEYSICPSTENGGMLGWVRKGQMVPEFEEAAFSAPLNKVVKCKTNYGWHLLQVLSEREESLLKDIQPEEFHAKMQDPSFIEEAQLIDVREPEEVSQASLPGFQVLPLRQFGSWGPEITSKLDPMKDTYVMCHHGMRSLQVAKWLQTQVKCIIITFSLLLYLSFTALVCVPLAFTFSFRGLIMTHSSLCLPHSLFRKTSGQGFRKVFNLSGGIHAYATKVDPSVPTY